In Juglans microcarpa x Juglans regia isolate MS1-56 chromosome 4S, Jm3101_v1.0, whole genome shotgun sequence, a single window of DNA contains:
- the LOC121263042 gene encoding protein PHOSPHATE-INDUCED 1-like produces the protein MASLVYINLLLQLLLLISLFHFGLAARRLAESDETQNTFLFQYHNGPLLTGQIQVNLIWYGKYKPSQRAIISDFITSLSTSKPTTAQPSVSKWWKTIEKYYRLVNSKKPSGLVLSLGSQTVDESYYLGKSLSNKQIIELASKGGQKNAINVVLTSADVTVEGFCSSKCGTHGSSKSASVKGKSDRFAYIWVGNSETQCPGQCAWPFHQPIYGPQSSPLVAPNNDVGLDGMVINLASLLAGTATNPFGNGYFQGPKEAPLEAASACPGVYGKGAYPGYAGDLLLDPATGASYNANGVDGRKYLLPALFDPSKKTCSTLV, from the coding sequence ATGGCATCTTTGGTTTACATCAATCTATTACTACAACTACTCCTTCTCATCTCCCTCTTCCATTTCGGCTTGGCAGCGAGGAGACTTGCTGAGTCAGATGAAACCCAAAACACTTTTCTCTTCCAATATCACAATGGCCCTCTTCTTACTGGTCAAATCCAAGTAAATCTGATTTGGTATGGCAAATATAAGCCCTCCCAACGAGCCATCATCTCAGATTTCATTACCTCCCTTTCTACTTCCAAGCCCACCACGGCGCAACCTTCAGTTTCCAAATGGTGGAAAACCATCGAGAAATACTACCGCCTCGTCAACTCCAAGAAGCCCTCCGGTCTTGTCCTCTCATTGGGTTCTCAGACGGTCGATGAGAGTTACTATTTGGGTAAATCACTCTCGAATAAGCAAATAATTGAATTGGCATCGAAGGGAGGCCAGAAAAATGCCATTAACGTGGTTCTGACTTCAGCGGACGTGACTGTGGAAGGTTTCTGCTCAAGCAAATGCGGTACCCACGGATCTTCCAAGAGTGCATCCGTGAAGGGTAAGAGCGACAGGTTTGCTTACATTTGGGTTGGCAATTCAGAGACTCAGTGCCCCGGTCAATGCGCATGGCCATTCCACCAGCCCATCTACGGGCCCCAGAGCTCGCCTTTGGTTGCACCCAACAACGATGTGGGTCTGGACGGCATGGTCATCAACCTGGCTAGCCTCTTAGCCGGTACAGCTACCAACCCATTTGGAAATGGCTACTTCCAGGGTCCAAAGGAGGCGCCACTCGAAGCTGCATCGGCTTGTCCGGGTGTGTATGGCAAGGGGGCTTACCCTGGCTATGCCGGGGACCTCTTGTTGGACCCGGCGACTGGTGCTAGCTATAATGCAAATGGTGTTGATGGAAGGAAATACTTGCTTCCAGCACTCTTCGACCCCTCTAAGAAAACCTGTTCCACACTAGTCTGA